The Capsicum annuum cultivar UCD-10X-F1 chromosome 3, UCD10Xv1.1, whole genome shotgun sequence genomic sequence ACCACTCTGATACCCTCATTTGGGTTACAAGCCCAAGTTACCGAGCTCGGTGTGCAATGTTAatgtcataattaataaaaacaaCTAAAGATTAATGTTAAATGACAATGTAGCATCTTCATAAATCATTGATATACTTGTTGTTTTAGTAATCTAAAGATTAGTCAatggattttatgaaaaaataagaaagatttgCACCAAGACTTTCAGCAGCAAATTAATCACACATGAGAAAAGGAAAACGTCGAGGCGAATAACATTAAAGTTACGGTCAAGTAGAGCATGTCTAAGATACTTATTAAGTTATGGTACAGCCAGCTGTTGTACATCTTCTTGTACAGATGATACCTTTCCCTACAAACACTCGAAAGAAGAAAACGACAACACAGACACCATGCAACTAGATGTAAACCAAAAGACTGGAACAATGCAGAAGGGGGCTAAACGCGACCATCCCACAGGCACTCTTTGCCTACTTTGGTCGACTTTAAAAGGCGCTCCACTTCTGTTGGAGGGTTCAAACCAAGTTTCTTGGCACGCTCCCACCGGTTCAGTCTACTCATTCCAAGGCATGGCCCGTAAACCATATTCATGTCGAACTGCCTCAACACTTCCTCATTCTGATCATAATTATCTGCAGATTGGTAATAGCAAGGTACACAAAAAGCAACCTGTTTCAGATCACAGAATACATTTGGCtgaaaatagaaagagaaagcAAAAACCTTCGATAAGTCAATACTCAATACCAAAAGAACAGAAAGATTCAGTGTTAATGTCGTAACTCAATCCAAAGCTACTAAATTCAAATTGTCaccaatgaaacagaaatatatTTCAGCGGTCATGCCCCTGAATCGCTATATGAAAACCTTCCCATCACAATACGTGCTATACGTTTCTGAGGGAAGTCGCTAATGGTGATATAATTCCCAGTAACTTTAGTTAATAGTATTTTGTGCTTGGTAGGCAGATGTTTCCGTCTTTATCAGGTTTGATTATATCATTCCACAGCCCGAGTTCCTTTCTTGCTAAATCATACAGACATAGTGACAAGCCAATTTCAGCAGCCATGTTTTAAAGACATCTATAGTAGTGATTAATGATTAAAAACAAGAAACTAACAACTTCGACCTTTCCCACCCCGAAAGGGAATACGGCACATTGTTCCATAGGATATCATTTTGCCCAAAAAATCTTGACAAATTGGTTCTATTGaatcacaaatttcatatatGACGTTgctctatgttgctcggactctctaAAACTGATGCCAAATCCGTGTCGGATACTCTCAAAATGctctacttttggaggatccgacatgcaCCCGTCACCATTTTtaaagagtccaagcaacatagatGTTGCTAATTAATTAAAAGTATGAACATCTAATGTTAGTATGGCAAGGCATAGGAATAAGGAATTATGCAAGCATTCAACAAGACAGATGCCCGTTTCTTAGCGTGTTCAACGTTATTGAATCCACAAAAATATAGACGTATTTTTCTACTGAAAATCTTTGTGTAAGCACACTCTTCAAACCGTTTTCAATTAGTCATCAGGAATATGACTTATAATATTCGAGAGGAATAAAGTATCGTAAATAAGATATTCAAACAAAACAAAGAACGAACTTTTGAGATGAGATAATTGGATAAAAGTGGAAGAAACAAAATACTAATTATTCTAATCTCACAATAATCAGATCTTGGGAACTGTTGCCGTATTGGAGTAAACCCCTTTTATACTTCCTTTTTTACCATGTGGCTACTATACAGAAAGTGTCTTCTTACAACAACGAAAGTGCACCTCGACTATACCACCTTACTTACTGAATGGACTACTATACAAAACGCTAATGAGTACTCCTAGTCCCTAACCAGTGAATATTGAAAACTAGAAAAGGTGCACACGCTGATAAAGATTGGACCTTGGGACTAACTCAATCCCATAAGCTAGATCAAAAGGTGTGGATTCCCATGATTATATAAAGCGACCAATTCCCTCCCTGAGCCGATGAGGGACTGCACGCCCAAGACTGGACAATATAAGATGGAGACTTAAAAGTTGGGAACCACAGGCCACTATCGAGCTTGAACTTTCACTCAAAGGAGATTCTCTTAACTCTAATGAGTAAAAAGATAATATAGTATAACAGTTAAACACAAGTATCGACTTCCCTAAAATTTTAcagaaaaataatgttttttcatTCCCTTTTGAACCACAAAATTCGAAAGTGTTGTAGAAAATCCAGACTTTCTTTTTGATGTTGCGATcacataaaaacataaactttGCGGCACAATAGCTAAATACATGGCAACTAATTCATAAGCCAAGAGCATAATGTGCGTCTCCTTTTACTTCcttaaactccgtgtcaagtcaaaaccaaacaaacaaaataaaggaCTCAAAAGGGTCACCAAAGCCCAGAGCACAAGCATGTGAACAAAATAGAACTCCCAATTTACATTAAAAGAACAACCCCACACCATGTGGGGtctggggtctggggagggtagagtgtagcAGACCTTCAAGTAAAAACAATCCAAAGCAATACATACAAAGAAGCATGAAAATAATGAAGCCATGACAAAATACTATAGACAACCTGACAAATCTATCCTACACAATAATCACAACAACATAATACgataatcaaagtacaaaaaaTGAGCACATAGTAACCAAACTCAACCTCAAACAATAAAtacccaaaaaggaaaaaaaattaatataaaaataaacaaacccTAAAACCGAAAAATAAAGAATACCCAATATGCAAAAAACTCAAATTCGAAAAGGGTCGAAAGGAATTGGTGTTTTAGATGAAAAAAAAGGTGACCTTTCAAATCAAGAGAGCCATGAGAGATGAGTGCTGATGGCTGAGTAACATTAGAGCCAATTGCTGCTGAGTTTTTTGGTTTTGTGGATTTTGATTTTGTGATGCTACCAGTATTCTTCTTTTGCTTGTAGAATCCTTTCatgctagattttgatgccattcttcttcctgttttttttttttttgagatttttgaattttgaatttttttgaattggTTCTTGTGGGGTTATTCAAGTTGAGGAACAACCAGATTTTGTATAGTATTTTTGAGATTATCGGTGTGTTTGGTGCGTTGCAAAATGTTTTTCTATTCTCTCTTATTTGATTGTagtaaaatattaggaaaatatttttcaacattttccTCTAAAATCTGACTTCCTTCGTGGATTAAGAaaagtcatttttcagaaaatgataAATGCGACTTATGCCTCCAATTCTATCCCAACAatactcatattcacatgactcaaaaaatttatatttctcaaaaatttacattattcaaaaatatttttcacgatactttgtttcaatttttcattgcttgaaataaaaaatagtgaaacccgaattattttcttttccaaCGTTCGTTGAATGTATTATCAATTTCATATCCATAGAGGAAGACTtatctatgttacttttgctaattactttt encodes the following:
- the LOC107870635 gene encoding uncharacterized protein LOC107870635, which codes for MASKSSMKGFYKQKKNTGSITKSKSTKPKNSAAIGSNVTQPSALISHGSLDLKDNYDQNEEVLRQFDMNMVYGPCLGMSRLNRWERAKKLGLNPPTEVERLLKSTKVGKECLWDGRV